Below is a genomic region from Miscanthus floridulus cultivar M001 chromosome 1, ASM1932011v1, whole genome shotgun sequence.
tcatgcaagatgatggttccacaagtgatcctcaactttaagtgatcatcaaatgaagaatacatccctcacctataagagctcaagtgtatcaaatagatgacccatgctatcacataaggggaggtgtcccacaaattggtatcaaggtcaaagatcctttgtgtggtatctcaagaagctatataagtggtgtcattccaacaataaAGTGATGTTCATAAAAAATACCAGATTTAagactcaaccatctaccccaaatggaAACATTttcatcaatgagaagcacatctTTTAtaaaaattgatgacaaagggggagagattgattcaaagatatgaaagctttgggagagattaagacaaagaagtagaggttgaacATGTATATAGACAAAGAGGGagtaacattgaagaaaagagatagatcattcttggacaagagaagcacacaaatagggggagcaagctcatgaactttgattggttgcatttgatatgtgcatagtcatgtgcttgcttgcaattgagacaaagaagtagaggttggacatagacatggacaaagagggagtaacattgaagaaaagagatggatcattcttggacaagagaaacacacaagtagggggagcaagctcacgaACTTtaattggttgcatttgatatgtgcatagtcatgtacttgcttgcattgcataaagttcttaaatttgatatgcatgcttgtgtggtgtattctGATTAtaaaacttgaatgatgattcaataactagcatacataggatgatagctagacacttggtatgcttttcaagtaatactagtacattgcttttaatgttgatctcacgaggtatctagtgattttatttccaagtgatatctagctaactatggtgctaagAATGAGCTTAAAGGtgcaacttcgattggtatcatgcttcaaaggtttactctatacaccttagcatcatttgatagtaatcactctcccacaattccaatctatgcatatatgCGAGCTTCGAACCAAAACACTTTAGCATATATGTAGAAAGAGCATGAGGTGTaaaaatactaataaaaaaacaaattacaaaatCCACCAGTAAACCGcgggacgaatttattaaacctaattaatccgtcattaacatatgtgttactgtagcactttatcatcaaattatagactaattaggcttaaaaattcgtctcgcaaattagttgtaaactgtacaattaattattttttagtctatatttaatacttcctacacgtgtccaaacattcgatgcattcaatgtgacagggtgtaaagtttttgggtgggaactaaacaagagCACAGTAACACGGCCACTTTTACAAAGGAAAATGGACCTATCACCAATCAGTGGAAATTACGAGTTACAAATGAATATATATGATATACCCTACATCTAGGAAAACTGACATCACAGACGGGAGACGTAATAAATCAAATGGGGCATTTAGCTGATAAGGTTGCTGCAGAATCTCCAAAACTTTGCGTCTCTCCAGTGACAGTTTTGCATTTGCAGCAAGCCATTTAACCAGTAATAATACCGGCAAGTACATCGCTCTTTCCTCTTGCAAAAATAGTGTAGACAAGGCGTATGGCGTCTAGCCAACCGTCAAGAGCCTCCCAACTATCGGCAACCTGTCAGGGGAGAGAGAAGAATGGGTTGAATTATGTACTCCACACCATTTATTTTCGCTAGCGGTAGTCAAATTGGCTATACAAGGCATTGCACCACATTTGCTGCCCATTAACTTCAAAAGGGTTGACTGTTCAGTCAATTTATTGAAGAACAAGCAGATTTAAAAGTGTAACCTATGCCCAGATACTGAAGAACAAATGTTATCCATTTCAATGGAATAAAATAATATCCAAAAAGATGAACAAACGAGCTGTAACAATAAACTGGCAGGCACATACCAAGAATGTAGGACCATGAATAGTTTCTATACAGAGGCCAGCACCACTTGGTAAAGTTAAATCAGCACATGCTGACACTGAAATAATATCTGCAACGCTTATTCTGACAGGTTTTCTGCCCCTGTCCAAATGCCCAGGGGATTGTGATGGAGGCTGGTCAGAAGCATCAGCCTATAATTCACAGCAACACTAGTCAACTGGATAAGGCCATGACAAAAGATATTGGAAACACCGGTAACTTCAATCTAAACAGAGTATCAATGGAGATAAGTATGCAAAATGAAAATGATTAACATTGGCAAAATACCTGCTGGAGTCCCTCATGATTCAAAATGAACTGTGATCTCTCCCAATCTTTGTGTGGTGCAATGGCATTGTTAGCTGGAGGAGCAGTCAAATACCCCACTTTGAGATATGGCAGAGGTAACTGCATGGTATAAGATGCAATAAGAACAGAAGAACACTGCCATAATGAAGAATTAGACAAGAGAACATCTGGAGAACAGAAAAATGTgctaaaaagaagaccaggacaCTGTGTCATTCAGAGAAACAAAAATTAATAAGGTTTGAAGACcttgagggttgtcagttcttttcCCTCAAGAATATGGGTTGCAAAAGAGTTCAACATACACATGGATAACTGAACTGAAAAGCAGCTATCATATCCCAGCTACATGAACTTTTAATTATTACTAGGTAGCTTCCAACAATAAGGTCCAATACTATTAGGTAACAATATCAAACAGAATAAACTAACACAGTTCATTAGAAACAGAAAAAATGAATTATACCATTGAGCGGACTAATCGCAAAGCACTGCGATAGACCTGCATTTGACAAAAGATCACACTGTCAACCAAGGAAGTTTGCagggaaaaaaaaaaaagaaaggtccAAGGCATATGGTAGAGAAAGTAAAAGATGCATATATAGATACCGAGTAATTTGGCTTCAGAGCATGAGCAGCTGCAACATAGATAGCAGACTGACTGTAAAGCTCATTAGGGGAGACATCTGGCTTCCCAGACCTCATGGTATCCTCAGCTAAACCGTACTGCAGCATTATAAAACAAAATGTGTGGCATTGTCATGAAACTTAAACTGTAGAAGTTATAAAATCTATTAGAATTTTATACATAATATACTAAAACAAACTCATTATTTTAGTCTAAGAAAAGTATATATCATTCAACAGGTGAGTTATGAGGCAGGAAGCACACCAAGACAGTTCCGAGGTTGTATATTGCCCGATGGAAATCAAATTGCAGCTGAATTGCAGCACGGAACTATGAATACAGTAGAAACGGGTGTCAGTGGTTCATCAAAGATAATTTTTACTAAGCAATACCATAAAAAATAATTCCTAGGCACAGTAATGGGATAGTGTATCTACCTTGCTTATAGCTGTTTTTATGATGGTCTGTTTATCCCGGGCAGGAACAATTGCACTCAGCTCCTGCATTGCAAATTCATACTCAATAAACTGCTAGCATAGGCAGGTGCAACTCAAGAGCAAATAGTTAACTAAACTTCAGGGAATAAGACTAAGAAAATAAAATTGATGAGATGTACCTGTAGCCCAAGACCCCAGTTATTGAGAGCCTGCAATCGAAAAGAAAGGCAATTAAGAAAGCAGCAACACTGGCTATTAAAAATTCAAGATTAGAAGTTTCAAGTTGAAGTGATATCAGAACATCTCTTTTCATGGATTTGGTCAAATGCTGGTGGAGAGAAATGGACCCGAAAAAACAAGATCCTTTCataaaaaatatttctttagattAGTTTATAAAGAATTTCGGTAACGAAAGATCACAGGAATTTAAACAATAAGGATAAGCCATGGCAAGCTCTGGTTTCTTGACCAGCAACaagttttttctttctttaatCGATAAATTAGAACAAAAAAAACAGCTATCACTACAAAAGGATGGCATTCTTATTCTTATTGTTTAAACATGTGTGCAACATTACTAACGAAACTCTACTGAACCATGATGGTCTTCATATCAGTTATATGCGCACATCAATCGTCCACTTAACTCAAATTGGAGccttttatctttttattttatCATATAATCTGCACTCAAGAACTCAGATAAATATAAGGATTTAACACTAACCTGTGGGCTATTCCAATTAAGCTGGACAGCCTTCTCATAATTCAGTATTGCCTGCCAAAGAAAGAGAAGTGTAAATAACAAATGCAATCAAATTTAATCATAAACTTAAAACTGTTAGATATAGATGTATAGGTGTCTTTGCTATTTCCTCTTTGTGTAAGGGCTTCTATGCATATATGCCCATGTACATGTTTGGGCTGAAGCCCACCGGAATGTATTGAGTTCATTCACTCCAAACATGGTATCCAGAGCCGGTGTCTAGGTTTACCTCGCTGCCGTTGCAGGCGTCGCCGGCATCGTTGCCACCGGCGAGTGCCCCTGCTTTGCTCCTCCCGTGCGCCGCCGCGCTCGTTTGCGTGCTCGTCCGCGCGCCATCCGCACGCCGTCGCGACCCGTGGCTGCAGCTTCTCTTCCGCGCCGTCGCACCTATCCGTCGCGGCCCGCGGCTGGCTGCGTGCCGCCGCAGCTGCTGGTGCTGCCCAGCCACAGCCGTCGGGCGGCCGCGTGTGCCCGCTCCGGCCTGCTGCCGGCTGGCCGCGGCCTCCCCTGGCTGCCGCACCTCCCCTGGCTGCCGCCTGCTGCCCCTCCCCCCGCCGGGCGCGGCCCTCTGGTTGAAGCCGCCCCTGCTTTGTTTTGCTCGGGGACCAGGCGcggccctctgctctgctctgctttcGCTTGGAGCAGAGGAGAGCTCCGTTTTCCCCCCCTTTTTTGGTTTGGTTCTCTTTGCACTCTGAACTAGGATGGCTTCAAGTTCAGATCCTCAACCGGTTGCTGGTCTGCTTTCTCAGTCTAATGGGGGTCAGATTCCACGATGTCCAGTAATTTTCAATGGCACTAATTATCGTGTTTGGGTTTCTCGCATGCGTTGGCATATGCGTGGTCTACGGCTTTGGGATTTTCTCACTGGTGAACTGCCGTGTCCACCTTTACCCACTCCTCCTGTGCAGCCAGTCTTTCCTCCTGCAACTTCAGACGATGATAAGAAATTGCGTGATGAATATAATGATGATGTGGCCTCATACATGTCTCAGTTTGCAGCATATCGGACTTGGTTGGATGAGGATGCTCGTGCAGGTGCTATTCTAACTGCTAGCATGGAGGAACATTTGACTGCCCATATTGTAGAGCTTGACTATGCTTCTCAGATGTGGGCTTTTCTTCGCCAGCGTTATGAGCCATCTGGTCAGTCCACATACATTGCGGCTTTACGCCAAGAGCAGTTGTTGCAACAGGGTGATGCTACAATTGAGGAGTTCTTTAACCAGCTCTCTAGTGTGTGGCGTGAGCTTGACACTCTGAGTCCTCAGCTGTCCCCTGCCACTTGTGAGTCCtgcaggaagcaacagagccaccttGAGCTTCGGCGCATCTACGATTTTCTAACCCGTCTTCGTGCTGAGTTTGAGCCTCTTCGTGCCCAGTTACTAGCTCGTGAACCCTGTGTGTCCCTGATGGATGCTCTTGCAGCTGTTCGGAATGAAGAGATCCGTCTTCGTTCTGCTAGCTTGCTGCAGTCAGCTGCCTCGTCAGTGCTGGCTGTTCGCTCTGCACCTCCATCCATGACAACTTCTGGACGTCCTACACCCCTCCCTACAGCACCTTCGTCAGCGGTGTCCTCCTCTGGGAGTGGTAGTACTGATGGACTTCACTGCAACTACTGTGAAAAAGATGGACATGTTGAAGATTATTGTtataagaagaaggagaaggctcATTCACCCCGAGGTGGTCGTTCCTCATAGGGTTCTGATCGTTCTACTGCTGGACCCTCTTCGAGTAGCTTGGCTGGTTCTGAGACACAGGAGATACTTATGTTGCTTCGTCGGCTAGCTCCCTCTGTGCCTGCTGGAGCTGCTGGTTCTGTCACCCCAGTCTCTGCACCTTTGGTTTCTGCTGTTGCCTCACAGTCTTCCACTGGGGAACCACCTTCACTTCAGGTACTTTGCCATGGAttcttgattctggtgcttctttTCACATGACCTCTGATTGTATCAGTCTTTCTTCCATTCGTCCTCCTTCTACTCCTATCACTGTTCAGACCACCGACGGCTCACCTCTCCCTGTTCTTGGACATGGCACTCTTTTGTCCTCCTCTTTTCATGTTCCTACTGTTTCATATGTCCCTAATTTGACCATGCAACTTATTTCCGCTGGCCAGCTCACTGATCATGGTTGTCGTGTTATTTTTTATTCTGACTCTTGTCGTGTCCAGGATCTCAGCATGGGTCTCCTGGTTGGTACTGGCCCTCGCCGCCGTGATTCTCAGCGTCTTTGGGAACTtgaccggcttcgtcttccttcCGCTACCTCTGCCAGTCTTGTGGGCTCTGCTTCTCCTGCATCGGTTTCTTCATCTTTTGCTCAGTGGCATCATCGATTGGGACATTTATGTGGTTCCCGGTTATCCACTCTTGTCCGTCGTGGTCTTTTGGGGGAATGTTTCTGGTGATGTTTCTTTAGATCAGTGTCAGGGTTGTAAGCTTGGCAAACAGCTCCAACTTCCATATCCCTCTAGTGGGTCAGTGTCACAGCGTCCCTTTGACCTTGTTCATTCTGATGTATGGGGTCCTGCACCCTTCGTTTCAAAAGGGGGTCATCAATATTATGTCATATTTATCGATGATTTCCCTCGCTTCACATGGGTGTATTTCATGAAACATCGTAATGAGGTGTTATCCATATATAAGATATTTGCTCAGATGATTCATACTCAATTTGACACTCCTATTCGTGTTTTTCGTGTTGACTCTGCTGGGGAGTATCTCTTGTGCGCTTTTCGCCAATTTCTTTCTGAGCAGGGCACTCTTTCTCAGTTTTCTTGTCCTGGTGCGCACGCTCAGCGTAAACATCGCCACCTTCTTGAAACTGCTCGTGCTCTTATGATTGCTTCCTCTGTTCCACCTCATTTTTTGGGCTGATGCGATATCCACTGCCACTTATTTAACTAACATTCAGCCTTCACCTGCTCTTCAAGGCGGAATCCCATATGAGCACCTCTGTGGCAAGCCACCAGATTACTCCAGTCTTCGCCTTTTTGGGTGTCTTTGCTATGTCCTTCTTGCTCCTCGTGAACGCACTAAGATGACATCTCAATCTATTGAGTGTGTTTTCCTGGGCTATAGTGCTGAACAAGGGATATCGTTGTTGGGACCCTGTTGCTCGTCGTATGCGGATTTCTCGGGACGTTACTTTTGACGAGTCTCGCTCATTCTATCCTCGGCCTACCTCTGATGTTTCTCCCCAGACCGTTGTTGAGCCTCTTTCCTTCTTGATCTTTCCTGATACACCTATCTCCACTGTGTTTCTTCCTCCACCATCTCCTCTTGCACCCTCTCCTTCGCTGCCTTCTCAGCCGCCTTCACATGTTCCTTTTAGGTCCATTTATGATTCCAAACCCCCTGGTTGAGACATCTTCGGTTGCGGATATTTCCTCTCAGCCATCCTCTCGTTATGATCTTCGTGATCGTGGGTCGCTAAAGCCTACAAACCGGTATGGTTTTGCTGGCATTGTTCTTTCTGAGCCGGCCACATACCATGATTCCATTTGTCATCCAGAATGGCAACATGCCATGGCTGAGGAGATTGCTGCTCTAGAGCGTACTGGCACTTGGGATCTTGTTCCACTTCCTTCTCATGCTCGTCCCATCACGTGTAAGTGGGTTTATAAGATTAAGACTCGCTCAAATGGCTCTCTCGAGCGTTATAAGGCCCGTCTTGTTGCTCGTGGTTTTCAACAGGAGCATGGTCGCGACTATGATGAGACCTTTGCTCCTGTGGCTCACATGACCACTATTCGCACTCTCCTTGTTGTGGCCTCTGTTCGTGCCTGGTCCATTTCTCAACTCGATGTCAAAAATGCCTTTCTTAATGGTGAACTCCATGAGGAGGTCTACAGGCGACCACCTCCTAGGTATCTTGTTCCTGATGGCATCGTTTGTCGTCTTCGTCGCTCTCTTTATGGACTGAAACAAACAAGCTCCTCGCGCTTGGTTTCAGCGCTTTTCCTCTGTGATCGCGGCTGTTGGTTTTTCTCCGAGTGCTCATGACCCTGGCTTGTTTGTTCATAATTCATCTCGTGGCCGCACTCTTCttctttatgttgatgatatgctcaTCACTGGTGATGATTCTGAGTATATTGCATTTGTGAAGGCACGTCTCAGTGAGCAGTTTCTCATGTCTGATCTTGGCCCTCTTCGTTACTTTCTTGGGATTGAGGTCTCTTCAACCTCTGATGGCATTTATCTGTCCCAAGAAAAGTACATTCAAGATCTTCTTGATCGTTCTTCCCTCACTGATCATCGCACTGTTGAGACTCCCATagagcttaatcttcatcttcgcACAACTGATGGTGAACCTCTCACTGATCCCACTCGATATCGTCATATTGTTGGGAGTCTTGTCTATTTAGGTGTGACTCGTCCTGACATTTCATATGCTGTGCACATTCTTAGTCAGTTTGTTTCCGCTCCCACTCACCTCCACTAGTCATCTTCTTCGTGTCTTGCGTTACCTTCGTGGGACCATTACTCAAAAGCTTAAGCGATTAGGAAAAGGTGGGCAATCCACTAATACTTCACAACACTCCCACTCACGTGCAACTAGAACAAGGTGCAAACGTGGAAATAAAGAAGGGAGCAGAGGACTTAAAAGATGCCTCTACCAGGGCTCGAACTCAAGACCTCTGGCTTTGATACCATGTTAGGTTTCATGCATCAACCaagtgaacccaaaagcttaagcgaTTGGGAAGAGGTGGGCAATCCACTAATACTTCACAACAAAAACAACATTAGTATGTTTGGCAAGAAAACATGGTAACTTTTTAGCTTAATGGCAAGGAATAGAGATGTGTGGATTGTTCAAACCCCTAGGGATTTATTGTTCCCCCAAATGCTAAggttaaaatttgaaattcttgATGAAACTAAACATTGAGCAGAGTTGGATGTACCAAGGTTTTCAAGAAAAGATAAGAAATAGTGTCATCACATAGCACAAAAGGTTCACCAGCTATCAGGgaattttttgaagaaaaagaaaatggtgACGAAACATGCTGCTTGCTACCTGATTTGCTATTGGATAACTTGTGAGCACTTATTTATCCATCCAAATTCACGAAAGAGACAGTGAAGTATTATATATCTTAATAGATAGGACAAGAACAACTTAATATGTGCAACATATATTGCGAGCTCATGTTtattcaatatatatatatatatatatatatatatatatctcacaAACCCACAATTGCATACTCGCATTACAGGCACCACAAGGAAACCAAAACAAAATTCAATATTTGACAAAACCTGATTTACTTGCATTACTCGCATAATAATAATTTGGTGTTCAACATAACCAAGCTTATAGATGTATGTGAGACATCTCACTAAACCTGCTTCCAGAGTTCTTCGGCTTCTTTTGTCCGACCTCGCATTTTAGCCCGATCAGCAATAGCAATAGCCCAGTTATAATATGCCTAAAAAAAGAGAATTTGTCAAAGGAGCATCAAGATATCTGAGACAATTAGAATGATCAACATTGAGCACTATACGTTAGAACCATGAAGTCATATTCTTAGATGTGATGCTTTTCGTAGACTATTTGAAAAGGTGATTGTgatactttttattctttttttccgAAAGGGCCAAAAAGCACTGAAAAACCTTCTGTAAATTTGAACTATTCTGATCAAACATATGAAGTGAGGAACTTACATCATAAAGAGTTGGACAAAGTCGGGTAGCTTCAGCATACTTTTTGCAAGCCTCCTCAAGCAATGCATCTTTAGAGGAACTAGAATTGGGATCCACATTGTCTGCACTCTCCTGAAATAATATTTCAAAAGAATAAGATACAAACTTGCCTAAAATATAAACAACAATTTTGCAGCCCATATGTAACATGCATGCTATAAACAACAGCATTGAATTATGCATTGATCACAGCTATGCGTTCACTATATATTAACACGTATAAAAGACCATCACAAAAAAAGGGAGGTATAAAAGGAATGTAGATGTGTACCTGGAGGACAAGAGCCCAATTATAATATGCATCAGGGTCATCAGGATTTCTTTCAATTGCATTTACATACCTGCGTAACAGAACTTTAAACTTGGCAGCAACAAGTAATTACAGGGAGAACTACAAAATGTGCAAGCTAAATGTAgcaataaaaaacaaagtttaaTCAGGCATGCTAAGCAAACCGTTTGGCAGCAAAAGAAAGAATCCTTTGGCGAGAACGTCCTTCCTCATCAACTCCAGTTACACTATTTATCAAGTCCATCGCTACATCATGGTGGGATGAAAACTGTTGTGTGCTATCTTGGCTGAAATAAatagaataaatcaattaaactTACTGTTTGAACCATTTCATTAGGAATTTGTGCATAAGCCAATACAAATAAATGTGAACTAGTAACGCTGCAGCAGCTGTGAACTAATCGGATACAAAATTACAGAATTTAAGCAGATATAATGATTAATGCATTTACTAAAAGGTAACAACCATCTGATACCCATTATTCGTTATAACGGAAGGAGAAATTGTTCACAGCTTTTCATAAGAAGAAAGGTGCTTCCATATCCATATACCTAATAATATAACAGTCCTACCTTACCAGAAGATGATTATTCGTTATAACAGAAGGAGAAATTGTTCACAGCTTTTCATAAGGACAAAGGTGCTTCCATATCCATATACCTAATAATATAACAATCCTACCCTACCAGAAGATGAGCTGTAGTAGGTTCGCATTAACACCAATTTTGCTTTGTTGAAGAAAGATCACCAAAATACCACAATCCATGGTAACAATTGTGCTTGCACATAAGCATTCTAATGCAACCAGCATTCGCAGCTCAAATATGACAATACAACTCCACTAAGGCAGCAGCTAAAGCACCAAAAGTAAGCAGCAGCTGCTTAATTCACGTAGCCAACACAAAATTCACGTAGCCAACGCAGATCCGACGCGAAGTCCAAAGTGTACGGCTAAAAAACGCAATGCCACAAACCTAACCAAACCACAGTGATCCAGTACATGCAGTGAGATCTAAATAACGCGGATAAGCACAAACCTGTAGGACGAACCCTCAGCATCAGCGGATCCGACGCCGTTCCCATCGCCGAAGGCAGATctcgcgccgctgccgccggccgCCGTCTCGCCGTCCTCCTTGAGCTCGCCGAG
It encodes:
- the LOC136522637 gene encoding protein HLB1-like, giving the protein MEEPTETRPAGAEDLANDAREPEGPPPEVEEEEVEEEPPRSATAKQEEAKAALGSEGSRPFTMRELLGELKEDGETAAGGSGARSAFGDGNGVGSADAEGSSYSQDSTQQFSSHHDVAMDLINSVTGVDEEGRSRQRILSFAAKRYVNAIERNPDDPDAYYNWALVLQESADNVDPNSSSSKDALLEEACKKYAEATRLCPTLYDAYYNWAIAIADRAKMRGRTKEAEELWKQAILNYEKAVQLNWNSPQALNNWGLGLQELSAIVPARDKQTIIKTAISKFRAAIQLQFDFHRAIYNLGTVLYGLAEDTMRSGKPDVSPNELYSQSAIYVAAAHALKPNYSVYRSALRLVRSMLPLPYLKVGYLTAPPANNAIAPHKDWERSQFILNHEGLQQADASDQPPSQSPGHLDRGRKPVRISVADIISVSACADLTLPSGAGLCIETIHGPTFLVADSWEALDGWLDAIRLVYTIFARGKSDVLAGIITG
- the LOC136522827 gene encoding uncharacterized protein; translated protein: MASSSDPQPVAGLLSQSNGGQIPRCPVIFNGTNYRVWVSRMRWHMRGLRLWDFLTGELPCPPLPTPPVQPVFPPATSDDDKKLRDEYNDDVASYMSQFAAYRTWLDEDARAGAILTASMEEHLTAHIVELDYASQMWAFLRQRYEPSGQSTYIAALRQEQLLQQGDATIEEFFNQLSSVWRELDTLSPQLSPATCESCRKQQSHLELRRIYDFLTRLRAEFEPLRAQLLAREPCVSLMDALAAVRNEEIRLRSASLLQSAASSVLAVRSAPPSMTTSGRPTPLPTAPSSAVSSSGSGSTDGLHCNYCEKDGHVEDYCYKKKEKAHSPRGGRSS